Proteins co-encoded in one Arachis stenosperma cultivar V10309 chromosome 7, arast.V10309.gnm1.PFL2, whole genome shotgun sequence genomic window:
- the LOC130940907 gene encoding probable serine/threonine-protein kinase PIX13, with the protein MGTCWGSPKLPPHNSNPTTTTTTTTTTGNLSGGTASTSTSTSTLTSTGTSRVTSSSCSYTTSSGSGNISSISKFSDDHYPDGQILPAANLRIFTFAELKAATRNFRLDTVLGEGGFGKVYKGWLEDKPSSKNANGTVIAVKKLNSESLQGLEEWKSEVNFLGRLSHPNLVKLLGYCLEEAELLLIYEFMQKGSLENHLFGRGSAVQPLPWDIRLKIAIGAARGLAFLHTSEKVIYRDFKASNILLDGAYNAKISDFGLAKLGPSASRSHVTTRVMGTYGYAAPEYVATGHLYVKSDVYAFGVVLVEMLTGLRALDPNRPSGQHNLTDWIKPYLHDRRKLKSIMDFRLEGKYPSKVAFRIAQLALRCLETEPKQRPSMKEVLESLERFHAANEKPMEPKSGSNHTHSRRGQQAVHHRSPLHP; encoded by the exons ATGGGAACTTGTTGGGGTTCTCCAAAATTACCACCCCACAACTCCAacccaaccaccaccaccaccaccaccaccaccaccggTAACCTCAGCGGAG GTACGGCATCAACGTCAACGTCAACGTCAACGTTAACCTCAACGGGGACATCCCGCGTCACGAGCAGCAGCTGCAGCTACACGACTTCGTCGGGAAGTGGGAACATCAGCTCCATAAGCAAGTTCTCCGATGATCATTATCCCGACGGCCAGATCCTACCTGCCGCAAATCTCAGGATCTTCACCTTCGCAGAGTTGAAGGCTGCCACTAGGAATTTCAGACTTGACACCGTGCTTGGCGAGGGAGGTTTCGGCAAGGTCTACAAGGGGTGGCTCGAAGACAAGCCATCCTCCAAGAATGCAAATGGAACCGTCATTGCCGTCAAAAAATTGAACTCCGAAAGCTTACAGGGGCTTGAGGAGTGGAAG TCAGAAGTAAATTTTCTGGGACGCCTCTCTCATCCTAACCTTGTTAAGTTGTTGGGATACTGCTTGGAGGAAGCAGAACTTCTTCTCATCTATGAATTTATGCAGAAAGGCAGTTTGGAAAACCACCTATTCGGAA GGGGCTCTGCTGTTCAACCACTTCCATGGGATATTAGGCTTAAGATTGCAATCGGAGCAGCTCGTGGCCTGGCTTTCTTGCATACATCCGAGAAAGTAATTTACAGAGACTTCAAGGCCTCCAATATATTGCTCGATGGG GCCTATAATGCAAAGATATCAGACTTTGGCTTGGCAAAACTGGGTCCTTCAGCTAGTCGCTCCCATGTGACAACTAGGGTGATGGGCACATATGGTTATGCAGCTCCTGAATATGTTGCTACAG GGCATCTGTATGTGAAGAGTGACGTGTATGCATTTGGAGTAGTTTTGGTGGAGATGCTAACAGGGCTACGAGCACTTGACCCAAACCGCCCAAGTGGGCAACATAATCTAACAGATTGGATCAAACCATACCTGCATGATAGAAGAAAGCTGAAAAGCATTATGGATTTTCGGTTGGAAGGAAAATATCCATCCAAAGTTGCATTTCGTATAGCTCAGCTTGCGCTGAGATGTCTTGAAACTGAGCCCAAACAGCGGCCGTCAATGAAGGAAGTTTTGGAGAGCTTGGAGCGATTTCATGCTGCCAATGAGAAACCTATGGAGCCCAAATCTGGTTCTAATCATACTCATAGCCGTCGAGGTCAGCAAGCTGTGCACCATCGTTCTCCACTCCATCCATAG